The following nucleotide sequence is from Halobacillus mangrovi.
TTTCGACTGAACAAATAAAAAACTTAAGGCAAAGGGAATACGTAAGAGATCCGTGGCTATCAGCAAATACTTTTTGTTGAGTCGATCTGCGAGTTTTCCACCCAAGGGAGAAAGCAGTAGAAACGGAAGAATCCGAATTCCGAGTACAGCTCCAACCGCTAGTCCTGAACCTGTGATGTGGAGTACGAGTGTTAGTACAGCGACTTGGCTGAACCGGTCTCCGATCCCATTGACAATTCCGGAGTAAAATAAATAACGATATGGGTGATGCTTTAATACACTCATGATTACCTCCCCTATAATTAGATATGCATCTAATTAGTTTTTCAAAAAAATTTGCTGAGTTGTATTTGACTTACAATCTCTACTCAAATTAAGCCTCCTACTCTTGTAGGATTGAATTCGAGTTATTTACGTGAAGTATGGGGAATGGAAAACGATTGAAACTGCAGCTAAATTGATTGATTCTAAGCTTAATATTGGGTGGTACATTCCGGTTTGCTTTCAAAACGACCTTTTCTGGAATGAAGTTTGGCACACCTTGGTCCTGGTGGAAATCCAGCAATCCTACTGGTTTCCTTGTAATAAATAGCAATTTCAAACGAGCAAGGTTTCGAGAACTTCATAAGGTAACGGACATTGGGGAAGGGGGGAGACTCTTTTGAGAT
It contains:
- a CDS encoding MFS transporter; protein product: MSVLKHHPYRYLFYSGIVNGIGDRFSQVAVLTLVLHITGSGLAVGAVLGIRILPFLLLSPLGGKLADRLNKKYLLIATDLLRIPFALSFLFVQSKEDLWIVFAGVIALSCGEAFYLPVRKSTIAAMAEESILMKVNGMEQLILGIVLIGGSITGGGRRFSIW